From Miscanthus floridulus cultivar M001 chromosome 15, ASM1932011v1, whole genome shotgun sequence, the proteins below share one genomic window:
- the LOC136507177 gene encoding glycine-rich cell wall structural protein 1.0-like — MMRRRRAWAGRRGPGVGRREPASSARGGRPGAGGQVRDRWRLKAPRSLVASAPLETLGWVRGRGRGCGEMRGDGGGRRVPGAGPLEASLTGGVAALETLGRVRGRGRGRGRGCREIHGNGARGYGEGACDGVGGEGVRAGVGGAA; from the coding sequence ATGATGCGTCGTCGGCGTGCGtgggcgggacgccgggggccgggcgtggggcgccgggagcctgcgtcgtcggcgcgcggggggcGGCCGGGCGCCGGGGGCCAGGTGCGGGACCGCTGGAGGCTGAAGGCTCCTCGCTCGCTGGTGGCATCCGCTCCTCTGGAAACCCTAGGGTGGGTGCGCGGGAGGGGGCGTGGGTGCGGGGAGATGCGCGGAgatgggggcgggcgccgggtgcCGGGTGCGGGACCGCTGGAGGCTTCGCTCACCGGCGGCGTCGCCGCTctagaaaccctagggcgggtgcGTGGGAGGGGGCGCGGGAGGGGGCGAGGGTGCAGGGAGATACACGGAAATGGGGCACGTGGGTACGGGGAAGGGGCGTGTGATGGCGTCGGCGGGGAAGGGGTGCGGGCCGGcgtcggcggggcagcctga